A single region of the Vicia villosa cultivar HV-30 ecotype Madison, WI linkage group LG4, Vvil1.0, whole genome shotgun sequence genome encodes:
- the LOC131594274 gene encoding uncharacterized protein LOC131594274 — MDPCPFVRLTIESLALNLPSPTNSSTLSRIHPSTTPCFCNISIPNFPSQTALIHLSSSSSSSSTPDTTTSAAGFHLDSAALRRLTGKPTPLRFSVYAGSNGTTCGIKSSKLLGRAVVNIDVKNSLSRSVMFHSGWLELGKKKKKNGVEPARIHLVVRSEPDPRFVFQFGGEPECSPVVFQIQENIRQPVFSCKFSADRNSRSRCSSLSDVAITPNRWRMSLKSVRERQTRERKGWMIIVHDLSGSPVATASMVTPFVPSPGSDRVSRSNPGAWLILRPNGASVSSWKPWGRLEAWRERGPIDGLGYKFELMTEDSGIPIAESTMSVKKGGQFCIDYKVMKECYGLCSRFIGKGFVMSSSVEGEGKTSKPFVQVGAQHVTCMADAALFVALSAAIDLSMDACQLFSHKLRKELCHE, encoded by the exons atggaTCCTTGTCCTTTTGTTCGTCTCACAATTGAATCATTAGCACTAAACCTTCCATCACCAACAAACTCATCAACACTTTCTCGTATCCATCCTTCAACAACACCATGTTTTTGCAACATCTCCATACCAAACTTCCCTTCTCAAACCGCACTCATTCATCTCTCTTCTTCGTCGTCTTCGTCTTCGACACCCGACACAACAACCTCCGCCGCTGGATTCCACCTCGACTCCGCCGCACTCCGGCGTCTCACCGGAAAACCAACCCCGCTTCGCTTCTCTGTTTACGCCGGAAGCAATGGAACAACCTGCGGTATTAAAAGTTCGAAGCTATTAGGTCGGGCTGTTGTTAACATCGATGTTAAAAACTCTCTGTCTCGTTCGGTTATGTTTCATAGTGGGTGGCTTGAGttgggaaagaaaaagaagaagaacggGGTTGAACCGGCTCGGATTCATTTGGTGGTTCGGTCTGAACCGGACCCACGGTTTGTTTTTCAGTTTGGTGGTGAACCGGAGTGTAGTCCTGTGGTTTTTCAGATTCAAGAGAATATTAGACAACCGGTTTTTAGTTGCAAGTTCAGTGCTGATCGAAACTCTAGATCAAG GTGTAGTTCATTATCTGATGTGGCAATCACCCCTAATAGATGGAGAATGTCATTGAAAAGTGTTCGAGAGCGTCAGACGAGAGAAAGAAAGGGTTGGATGATAATAGTTCACGATCTTTCTGGTTCACCGGTCGCTACAGCCTCAATGGTCACACCATTTGTCCCTTCCCCTGGCTCAGATAGAGTATCAAGATCAAACCCCGGCGCATGGCTCATTCTTCGCCCGAACGGTGCCTCGGTGAGTAGTTGGAAGCCGTGGGGACGCTTAGAAGCATGGAGAGAAAGAGGTCCTATAGATGGCTTGGGATACAAGTTTGAACTCATGACCGAAGATAGCGGAATACCTATCGCTGAATCCACAATGAGTGTGAAAAAGGGTGGTCAATTTTGCATTGATTATAAAGTTATGAAAGAGTGTTATGGATTGTGTTCAAGGTTTATAGGTAAAGGTTTTGTGATGAGTTCTAGTGTTGAAGGTGAAGGAAAAACAAGTAAGCCTTTTGTGCAAGTTGGTGCACAACATGTTACATGTATGGCTGATGCTGCATTGTTTGTTGCACTATCTGCTGCCATTGATCTTAGTATGGATGCATGTCAACTTTTCTCTCATAAACTTAGGAAAGAACTTTGtcatgaataa
- the LOC131598677 gene encoding glucan endo-1,3-beta-glucosidase 13-like, protein MARGFMFILLVVSSVWLMLLGSCYGSFVGICYGRNADDLPPPDKVSQLVQDHKIKYVRIYDSNIQVLKSFANTGVELMIGIPNLDLLPFSQFQTNADTWLRNSIIPYYPATKITYITVGAEITESPENISALVVPAMTNVLAALKKAGLHKKIKVSTTHSLGVLSRSFPPSAGAFDSKHAHFLKPLLEFLAENQSPFMIDLYPYYAYRDSRNKVPLDYALFESSSEVIDQNTGLLYTNMFDAQIDAIYFALSALNFRTIKVMVTETGWPSKGSPKETAATPDNAQTYNMNLIRHVINETGTPAKPGEELDIYIFSLFNENRKPGLESERNWGLFYPDQTSVYSLDFTGQSPVDMTADSNVTKSNGTKWCIASSKATQIDLQNAINWACGTSGNVDCTPIQPSQPCFQPDNLVSHASYAFNSYYQQNGASDVACSFGGTGVIVDKDPTYDSCIYMRIGNNQTLASNSTAAIPSAPSSSSNKEVYASISTSALLLTFLFFLLDLERA, encoded by the exons ATGGCAAGAGGGTTTATGTTCATCTTACTTGTTGTTTCATCAGTTTGGCTTATGCTTCTTG GTTCTTGCTATGGAAGTTTTGTTGGAATATGCTATGGAAGAAATGCTGATGACCTACCTCCACCTGATAAGGTGTCACAGTTAGTTCAAGATCACAAAATCAAATATGTTAGAATCTATGATTCCAACATCCAAGTTCTGAAATCTTTCGCAAACACTGGCGTCGAACTTATGATTGGAATTCCAAATCTAGATTTGCTTCCATTCTCACAGTTCCAAACCAACGCCGACACTTGGCTCAGAAACAGCATCATTCCTTATTATCCAGCTACGAAGATCACATACATAACCGTCGGCGCAGAAATCACGGAAAGTCCTGAAAACATTTCCGCGTTGGTTGTGCCAGCCATGACTAATGTCCTTGCAGCACTTAAGAAAGCCGGACTTCATAAGAAGATAAAAGTTTCAACCACTCATTCCCTCGGCGTGCTGTCTCGATCCTTCCCTCCTTCCGCCGGTGCTTTCGATAGCAAACATGCTCATTTCCTGAAGCCACTGCTGGAATTTCTTGCGGAAAATCAGTCGCCTTTTATGATCGATCTGTATCCTTATTATGCATACCGTGACTCCCGGAACAAAGTGCCATTGGACTATGCATTGTTCGAGTCATCCTCCGAAGTTATTGATCAGAACACCGGTTTGCTCTATACAAACATGTTTGATGCTCAGATTGATGCTATTTATTTTGCATTGTCGGCGTTGAATTTCAGAACTATTAAAGTCATGGTAACCGAAACAGGCTGGCCTTCGAAAGGTTCGCCTAAAGAGACAGCAGCTACTCCTGATAATGCACAAACGTATAACATGAATCTGATAAGGCATGTTATCAACGAAACCGGTACACCTGCAAAACCCGGAGAAGAACTCGACATCTATATTTTTTCCTTGTTTAACGAAAACAGGAAGCCGGGTTTGGAATCCGAGAGAAACTGGGGGTTATTTTATCCGGACCAAACAAGCGTATATAGCCTAGATTTCACCGGACAAAGTCCTGTCGACATGACTGCGGATTCAAACGTTACAAAATCAAACGGAACAAAATGGTGCATTGCTTCGAGTAAGGCGACACAAATTGATTTACAGAATGCGATAAACTGGGCTTGTGGAACTTCTGGCAATGTGGACTGTACTCCTATCCAGCCAAGTCAGCCTTGTTTTCAGCCGGATAACTTAGTCTCGCACGCTTCATATGCTTTTAATAGCTATTATCAGCAAAACGGTGCTTCTGATGTTGCATGTAGTTTCGGAGGGACCGGTGTAATAGTCGATAAGGATCCAA CCTATGACAGCTGCATTTACATGAGAATCGG AAATAATCAAACTTTGGCAAGTAATAGTACAGCAGCAATACCTTCAGCTCCATCCTCCTCCTCAAACAAAGAAGTTTACGCATCAATCTCTACTAGCGCTCTTCTTTTaacctttcttttctttcttttggatCTCGAACGAGCCTAA